Proteins co-encoded in one Capsicum annuum cultivar UCD-10X-F1 chromosome 9, UCD10Xv1.1, whole genome shotgun sequence genomic window:
- the LOC107848707 gene encoding limonoid UDP-glucosyltransferase-like, with protein MGSKVSEGALVHAFLVSFPGQGHVKPLIRLAKRLASKGLLVTFSAPESFGAEMKGANPKISCEPTPYGSGMMRFDFFEDEWDHSKPDGNDLELYLQHLELMGKKILPKMIKKYAEQGSPVSCLINNPFIPWVCDVAESLGIPSAMLWVQSAASFSAYYHHSHSLVPFPSESQPEIDVQVPCMPLLKYDEVPSFLHPSSPYTFLKTAILGQFKNISKLTFILMETFQELEQDVVNYLSKKFPIKTVGPLFKYPKELGPTSSDVQGDFMKVENCIDWLDAKSPSSVVYISFGSVVILKKEQAEEIAYGLLNSGVNFLWVIRPPTKLQNFDSLLLPSEFLEKAGDRAKIVQWCPQEQVLSHPSVACFVTHCGWNSTLEALSSGMPVLAFPQWGDQVTDAKYIVDVFKIGLGLCRGESENRIIPREEVEKRVREAMNGPKTAELKENALKWKKKAEEAVAAGGSSERNLQTFVDYVRSV; from the coding sequence atggGATCTAAAGTAAGTGAGGGTGCACTCGTTCATGCCTTTCTTGTCTCGTTTCCAGGCCAAGGACATGTTAAACCTCTAATTAGACTTGCTAAACGCCTCGCTTCGAAAGGCCTTCTTGTCACTTTTTCAGCACCAGAAAGTTTTGGTGCCGAAATGAAAGGAGCCAACCCAAAAATCAGCTGTGAACCCACTCCTTATGGTAGTGGGATGATGAGATTTGATTTCTTCGAAGACGAATGGGATCACTCGAAGCCCGATGGTAACGATTTAGAGTTGTACTTGCAACATCTTGAGCTTATGGGCAAGAAAATTTTACCTAAAATGATCAAGAAATATGCGGAACAGGGCAGCCCTGTTTCGTGTTTGATTAATAATCCTTTTATTCCTTGGGTTTGTGATGTTGCTGAGAGCCTTGGGATCCCTAGTGCTATGCTTTGGGTACAATCTGCTGCCAGCTTTTCAGCTTATTATCATCATAGTCATAGCTTAGTTCCATTTCCTAGTGAATCGCAACCTGAAATTGATGTTCAAGTACCTTGTATGCCTTTGTTGAAGTACGATGAAGTTCCTAGTTTCTTGCACCCTTCAAGTCCATATACTTTCTTGAAAACAGCCATTTTAGGCCAATTCAAGAATATATCCAAACTTACCTTTATACTTATGGAAACTTTCCAAGAACTTGAACAAGATGTTGTCAATTACCTCTCCAAAAAATTTCCCATCAAAACCGTTGGTCCTCTGTTCAAATATCCAAAAGAACTAGGTCCTACATCTAGTGATGTCCAAGGTGATTTTATGAAGGTAGAAAATTGCATAGATTGGCTTGATGCAAAATCACCATCCTCTGTAGTGTACATTTCCTTTGGTAGTGTGGTCATATTAAAAAAAGAACAAGCGGAGGAAATAGCATATGGATTGTTGAATTCAGGTGTGAACTTTTTGTGGGTCATTAGGCCACCTACCAAACTCCaaaattttgattcattattATTACCTAGTGAATTTCTAGAAAAAGCAGGAGATAGAGCGAAAATAGTGCAATGGTGTCCACAAGAACAAGTTTTGTCCCATCCGTCAGTGGCTTGTTTTGTGACCCACTGTGGTTGGAATTCAACTCTAGAAGCACTTTCTAGTGGCATGCCTGTTTTGGCTTTTCCTCAATGGGGTGATCAAGTCACCGATGCGAAGTACATAGTCGATGTTTTTAAAATTGGACTTGGACTATGTAGAGGTGAGTCTGAAAATAGGATTATTCCGAGAGAAGAAGTGGAGAAACGTGTAAGGGAGGCTATGAATGGGCCAAAGACGGCAGAGTTAAAAGAGAACGCGTTGAAATGGAAGAAGAAGGCGGAGGAAGCGGTGGCTGCGGGTGGCTCCTCCGAGAGGAACTTGCAAACTTTTGTGGACTATGTTAGAAGTGTGTGA